TTGCTTACCCTGAATCAGGAAACCGCCAGTGTTTTTTATACACCCAGGGATAGCTTACGTTGAGGCGTGGGCTGTTCGTACTGATTAATTGGTAAGTTCAGCCTAACGCTTCTAAAATAAACCCCTTCTGCATGGCTGACGGAAGATAAACTCAATTAAGTTATGACTAAATCAATTAAAGTCGTGTTGATTATTATTGTAATTGTGGTTCTGGCATTTATTAAAATGGGCTTCCAAGCCGCGGAAGTTCATCCCGGGATTATCTGGGTTCTAATTTTAGTTGGTGGCGGTGCCGCTATTCGTGCAATTTGGAAATATGAGAAGGAGTAATGCAGGTTTTTAAAGACTTCTATCGCATCCTACAGGTTAAGCCTGATGCCTCTTTTAATGATATTAAGCAGGCTTTTGTCGCCACCAAGAGTTTATACCATCCTGATTCCAGTAGTTCCAAAATATCCAAGGCAGATATGGTTGATGCTATTGTTGCCCACGGTATTCTTACCAGTATTTCGATGCGCCGACTCTATGATGTTGAATACAAGAAATATCTTAATTCTGGTTGCAGTGCCGATAATTTTTACATCAACACTGCAAGTTTGCACAATAAGATTATTGAGGTCAGGAAAAAAGCTCATTTTAAAATTATGGGGATTGTCTTACAAATTGCCGGTGATGAAACCAAGGGAATGACTACTGGTGCTTTTGCTGCTGCTAAAGATGAAATTCGTAGCGGCGTGAAAATGTATGTAGTCTGGTTGATTATCGTTGGCATTATTCTTCTTATCGCTTTGATAACTGGAGGAATCTCTTAAAGCATTTTTAACCAATCCCGCTTGGGATTTAATTCAAATACATTATGAAAAAAAACTTTTATTTTATTTTTCTTTTCTCCTTTGCCAGTTTTTTTTGGACTAGCTGCGACAAAGATGATATGCCGTCAACCATTAATATCCCTGATGAGAATTTCGAATCAAGGTTAATTGAATTAGGTTATGATGATGTTCTTGATGGATATATAAATCCAGACAGTGTTAGTTGGGTATATAAGTTAAATCTTTATGATTGTGGAATTGACGATTTAACAGGAATTGAGCTATTTGAAGATTTGAATGTTTTAACTTGCGGGGGTAACCCCTTGACGTTTTTAGATGTTAGCAACAATGAGTCTTTAAGGGAGTTGTCTTGCACGAATGCTCCGCTAACTAGATTGGATGTAAGCAACAACCCTCAACTAAAGGTTTTAGATTGTTCAGAAACTCTAATATCAGATTTGGATGTGAGCTATAACGTACGGTTAACTTCTTTAATCTGCTCTAAAACTCAGATTGCAGAACTGGATGTAAGCAACAACGCTCAACTGACTTATTTAGATTGTTCAGAAACTCTCATTCCAGAATTAGATGTTACTGGG
Above is a genomic segment from uncultured Draconibacterium sp. containing:
- a CDS encoding DnaJ domain-containing protein, whose protein sequence is MQVFKDFYRILQVKPDASFNDIKQAFVATKSLYHPDSSSSKISKADMVDAIVAHGILTSISMRRLYDVEYKKYLNSGCSADNFYINTASLHNKIIEVRKKAHFKIMGIVLQIAGDETKGMTTGAFAAAKDEIRSGVKMYVVWLIIVGIILLIALITGGIS